One window of the Labilibaculum sp. genome contains the following:
- a CDS encoding phospholipase A produces MKLKIYFLLLISFVFVTSSAAQNFFKKQQISLLNQWDLLDTLSNQSGLFKVKQYKPVYILLGNYSNNINQKPQSDNPNNSVSDNMSLKQVEVKFQISFKTKVFNDLMGSKLGGDIWMGYTQTSRWQVYNPDLSRPFRETNYEPEIMYIMSTPYKICGIKGIFAGIGLNHQSNGRSDPLSRSWNRLIAQIAWESKNLSIIFKPWLRIQEPADKDNNPNIQNYMGRGELMAAYGKGRHDISLIARHSMRFGKNNRGSFQIDYALQIWDNLKLNAQLFHGYGESLIDFNHKQTTIGIGLSLTQWR; encoded by the coding sequence ATGAAACTTAAAATCTACTTTTTACTCCTCATTAGTTTCGTTTTTGTTACTAGCTCTGCTGCACAAAATTTTTTTAAGAAACAACAGATCTCTTTACTCAACCAATGGGATCTTTTAGATACACTTAGTAATCAGTCGGGATTGTTTAAGGTAAAGCAATACAAACCGGTATATATATTATTGGGTAACTATTCCAACAACATCAATCAAAAACCTCAAAGTGATAACCCCAATAATTCAGTATCCGATAATATGTCGCTAAAACAGGTTGAGGTTAAATTTCAAATCAGTTTTAAAACGAAGGTTTTTAATGACTTAATGGGATCAAAACTGGGTGGTGATATATGGATGGGATATACTCAAACCTCCAGATGGCAAGTGTACAACCCCGATTTGTCTCGTCCATTTCGAGAGACGAACTACGAACCCGAAATCATGTATATCATGTCGACTCCATATAAAATATGTGGAATAAAGGGCATCTTTGCAGGGATTGGATTAAATCATCAAAGTAACGGACGATCCGATCCTTTGTCGCGTAGTTGGAATAGGCTGATTGCGCAAATAGCCTGGGAAAGCAAAAATTTAAGTATCATATTTAAACCCTGGTTACGTATTCAAGAGCCTGCCGACAAAGATAATAATCCGAATATTCAAAACTATATGGGCAGGGGAGAGCTAATGGCAGCTTATGGCAAAGGGCGGCACGATATTAGTCTGATTGCCCGACACTCTATGCGCTTTGGTAAGAATAATAGGGGAAGCTTTCAAATTGATTATGCCTTACAAATTTGGGATAATTTAAAACTAAATGCTCAATTATTTCACGGTTATGGCGAGAGTCTGATTGATTTTAACCACAAACAAACAACAATTGGTATAGGTCTTTCGCTTACTCAGTGGAGGTAG
- a CDS encoding RidA family protein yields MKKTINSEKAPKAIGPYSQAVEANGTLYISGQLPVDVATGKFVEGGVKEQTEQVMKNIGYILEEAGYTYKDVVKSTCLLSDISGFAEMNAVYGEYYKEECPARAAFAVKDLPLGALIEIETIAVK; encoded by the coding sequence ATGAAAAAAACTATTAATTCAGAAAAGGCACCAAAAGCAATCGGACCATACAGTCAGGCTGTCGAAGCTAACGGAACACTTTACATTTCAGGTCAGCTTCCAGTTGATGTTGCAACAGGAAAATTTGTAGAAGGCGGTGTTAAGGAGCAAACCGAACAAGTAATGAAGAATATCGGTTATATTTTAGAAGAAGCAGGCTATACCTACAAGGATGTTGTTAAATCGACATGCTTATTGAGCGATATTTCTGGTTTTGCTGAAATGAATGCCGTTTACGGTGAATATTACAAAGAAGAATGTCCTGCCCGTGCCGCTTTTGCCGTTAAAGATCTTCCCTTAGGTGCATTGATTGAAATAGAGACCATTGCAGTGAAATAA
- a CDS encoding aminodeoxychorismate/anthranilate synthase component II, translated as MRIVIIDNYDSFTYNLVHIVEQFCEQVIVMRNDQVNWKQIENCDKLIFSPGPGLPKDIKVMGEILDRYANTKSILGVCLGMQYIGEYFGAELINLKEIVHGVPKATLLTDDNELLFKNIPSQFNSGRYHSWALSKNNFPDCLRITATDEHDVIMAIRHKELDLCGVQFHPESIMTQYGKEILKNWILAWK; from the coding sequence ATGAGAATAGTAATCATAGATAATTACGACTCTTTTACCTACAATTTGGTTCATATTGTTGAGCAGTTTTGCGAACAGGTAATTGTTATGCGGAATGATCAAGTCAACTGGAAACAAATAGAAAATTGTGACAAACTCATTTTTTCTCCCGGCCCCGGACTGCCTAAAGACATAAAAGTAATGGGCGAAATACTGGATCGGTATGCCAATACTAAATCGATACTTGGCGTTTGTCTGGGTATGCAATACATTGGAGAATATTTCGGTGCTGAATTAATCAACCTGAAGGAAATTGTTCATGGAGTTCCAAAAGCTACATTACTTACAGACGATAACGAACTTCTGTTTAAGAATATTCCTTCTCAGTTCAATTCGGGCAGGTATCATTCCTGGGCATTATCGAAAAATAATTTCCCTGATTGTCTGCGTATCACCGCAACAGATGAACATGATGTAATTATGGCCATCCGCCACAAAGAACTCGATTTATGCGGTGTTCAGTTTCATCCTGAATCCATCATGACACAATACGGCAAAGAGATTCTTAAAAATTGGATTCTCGCTTGGAAATAA
- a CDS encoding putative LPS assembly protein LptD — MKLLQRVFIIFIGIVFPLSSFGFINLTNDFDNDQSVTEWNRENFSHLLEDKIFEKDTLLKVSSDTIVSDSVEKEKKAFFEATIEYNSDDTIVFSLTGQKVFLTKNAFVKYGEIELRAYYIELDLEKKEAFAYGIKDSTGTFIDTPEFKDGAEEFTCKELKYNFDTGKGLVNEIITEQEGGFVHSEITKRIDDKTFYLRNGKYTTCDHPHPHFYVKMTKAKMIKDDKIVSGPLYLVLEDVPMPIGLPFALFPFSSSYSSGIIVPSYGEEQRRGFNLRGGGYYWAINEYLDLAVTGDIFANGSWGGYMESSYKKRYRFSGNIATEYHSNTYGDKGLSDYSESTDFAIRWNHTQDSKANPYRTFSASVNFSTSNNDRNNSQSIQKITNNQKQSSISYSKKWADSPFSLNASLRHSQNSRDTTISLTLPSMSLNMTQIYPFRAKGKSTNLRWYDKVGVSYSSKLENRINTKEYKLMKSSLATDWQNGYQHSIPISTNFKLSKDLTLSPTLNYQGVLYSKSIRKSWDSSLNDGDGGVRTDTIQGFKYAHNYSTSASLSLSPKIYGMYTFKESSKLAAIRHVMTPSISVSYTPEMGVPRSKYYKTYRNEATGKDVEYSIFDKSLYGTPSGAQESGSISFGLDNNVEAKMRTANDSTGTEEFKKVKIIESLKFSTSYNMFADSLNWSVIRMTGRTKLFNQKLGLSVGSTVDPYKLNAGNQRIDEFGLRLTNANIDLDFGLSAKDLKGDSGKDKKDDKTDEPWRDTRYVDFDIPWSFSIDYGWTYSKSTNKKSTVRQNVGMNGNISLTPKWKVSFSTGYDFTDKEVTASQFTITRDLHCWQMSFNAIPFGAYQSYNFRINVESSILADLKYEKKQAWQDVNF, encoded by the coding sequence TTGAAATTACTACAAAGGGTTTTTATTATTTTCATTGGAATAGTATTTCCATTGAGTAGCTTCGGGTTTATTAATCTGACTAATGATTTTGATAACGATCAGTCAGTTACAGAATGGAATCGTGAGAATTTTTCACACTTGTTGGAAGATAAAATATTTGAAAAAGATACTTTGTTAAAAGTTTCGTCCGATACAATAGTGTCCGATTCTGTTGAAAAGGAGAAGAAAGCTTTTTTCGAAGCGACTATTGAATACAATTCCGATGATACAATTGTTTTTTCTCTTACCGGACAAAAGGTGTTTTTAACCAAGAATGCGTTTGTAAAATATGGTGAGATTGAGTTAAGGGCCTATTACATTGAGCTTGACCTGGAAAAGAAAGAAGCTTTTGCTTACGGGATAAAAGATTCAACGGGAACATTTATTGATACTCCTGAATTTAAAGATGGTGCTGAAGAATTTACCTGTAAAGAGCTTAAATACAATTTTGATACAGGAAAGGGACTGGTAAATGAAATTATTACCGAGCAGGAAGGTGGATTCGTTCATTCTGAAATCACCAAACGTATCGATGACAAAACTTTTTATCTCAGAAATGGAAAATATACGACCTGTGATCATCCTCATCCGCATTTTTATGTGAAAATGACCAAGGCCAAGATGATTAAGGATGATAAAATAGTTTCGGGGCCATTGTATTTGGTACTGGAAGATGTACCTATGCCTATCGGTTTGCCCTTCGCTTTATTTCCTTTTAGTTCATCTTATTCGTCAGGAATAATTGTTCCAAGTTATGGTGAAGAACAACGAAGAGGATTTAATCTTCGTGGAGGAGGTTATTATTGGGCTATCAATGAATATCTGGATTTGGCCGTTACCGGTGATATTTTTGCCAATGGATCGTGGGGTGGGTATATGGAATCCAGTTACAAGAAGAGATACCGCTTCAGCGGTAACATTGCAACAGAATATCATTCCAATACTTATGGCGATAAAGGATTATCAGATTATTCAGAATCGACAGATTTTGCGATTCGCTGGAATCATACTCAGGATTCAAAGGCCAATCCTTATCGGACATTTTCAGCTTCGGTAAACTTTTCGACCAGTAATAATGACAGAAACAACTCACAATCGATACAAAAGATTACAAATAATCAGAAGCAATCAAGTATTTCGTACAGTAAAAAATGGGCCGATAGTCCGTTTAGTTTGAATGCCAGTTTGCGTCACTCACAGAATAGCAGGGATACAACAATTTCTCTCACCTTGCCAAGTATGTCATTAAATATGACTCAGATTTACCCGTTTCGTGCAAAAGGGAAAAGTACTAATTTAAGGTGGTACGATAAGGTGGGAGTGAGCTATTCATCAAAATTGGAAAATAGAATTAATACCAAAGAATATAAGTTGATGAAATCATCATTAGCCACCGATTGGCAGAATGGTTATCAGCATAGTATTCCAATTAGTACCAACTTCAAATTAAGCAAAGATCTTACCCTTTCGCCAACCTTAAACTATCAAGGTGTTTTGTATTCCAAATCAATCCGTAAAAGTTGGGATTCCAGCTTGAATGATGGAGATGGTGGTGTTCGAACGGATACGATTCAGGGGTTTAAGTATGCACACAATTATTCGACCAGTGCCTCGCTTTCGTTGAGTCCTAAAATTTATGGAATGTACACGTTTAAGGAAAGCTCCAAATTAGCCGCTATCAGACACGTGATGACTCCAAGTATTAGTGTGAGTTATACGCCTGAAATGGGAGTTCCAAGAAGTAAATATTATAAAACTTACCGAAACGAAGCTACAGGTAAGGATGTTGAGTATTCAATATTTGATAAGAGTTTATACGGAACTCCGAGTGGAGCACAGGAATCGGGAAGCATTAGTTTTGGCTTGGATAATAATGTTGAGGCGAAAATGCGTACGGCAAATGATTCAACCGGAACAGAGGAGTTTAAAAAGGTGAAAATCATAGAAAGCTTAAAATTTTCTACATCATATAACATGTTTGCCGATTCATTAAATTGGTCGGTTATCAGAATGACAGGAAGAACGAAGCTTTTTAATCAAAAATTGGGATTAAGTGTCGGATCAACTGTCGATCCGTACAAGTTGAATGCTGGTAATCAAAGAATAGATGAATTTGGGCTACGATTAACAAATGCTAACATCGATTTGGATTTTGGTTTGTCAGCAAAAGATCTAAAAGGAGATAGCGGGAAGGACAAAAAAGATGATAAGACTGATGAGCCATGGAGAGATACAAGATATGTTGATTTTGACATTCCCTGGTCGTTTTCTATTGATTATGGCTGGACTTATTCGAAATCAACAAACAAAAAAAGTACAGTCCGTCAGAATGTTGGGATGAATGGAAATATTAGTTTAACTCCAAAATGGAAGGTGAGTTTTTCTACAGGGTATGATTTTACAGATAAAGAAGTAACAGCCTCTCAATTTACAATTACCCGCGATTTGCACTGTTGGCAAATGTCTTTTAATGCCATTCCATTCGGAGCCTATCAATCTTATAACTTCCGAATCAATGTTGAATCTTCGATTTTGGCCGATTTAAAGTATGAAAAGAAACAGGCTTGGCAGGATGTAAATTTTTAA
- a CDS encoding N-acetylmuramoyl-L-alanine amidase, with amino-acid sequence MKIFLMNIIPEYIYRGLITRSSVVLLLLCIIILQPLVAVSQSNHSKINTVVIDAGHGGKDPGAISKILNEKDVVLSIALKLGAYIEKYFPNVNVIYTRKTDVFIPLDRRSEIANQNKADLFISIHANANDNSSISGTETYTLGLHKTKENLAVAMKENAVMLYEDDYSTKYEGFDPQNPASYIIFNLLQGMNRENSINLAELTEFQFKTRVGRHSRGVREAGFWVLKQVSMPSILVEVGFVSNPAEANYLKHAENQDYLASAIFRAFRDYKDKVEESSVVLEKKVELVSIDTTAATPVINETQTSSSLEYCIQVKSSSKQIPLNSKAFNHLENIKERMSDGVYKYTVGSTDKYNEIVVLQKEIRKVINDCFVVVFYNGKRISLSKAKKLQKT; translated from the coding sequence ATGAAGATTTTTCTAATGAACATTATTCCGGAATACATATATCGTGGTCTAATTACAAGATCATCAGTCGTTTTATTACTGCTATGCATCATTATACTTCAACCTCTTGTTGCTGTATCGCAAAGCAATCATTCCAAGATCAATACTGTAGTTATTGATGCTGGTCATGGGGGAAAAGACCCTGGTGCCATAAGCAAAATTCTGAACGAAAAGGACGTTGTTTTAAGTATTGCACTTAAATTAGGAGCTTATATAGAAAAATATTTTCCTAATGTTAATGTTATCTACACCCGAAAAACGGATGTTTTTATTCCTTTGGATAGAAGATCAGAAATTGCAAACCAAAACAAAGCTGATTTATTCATATCCATTCATGCCAATGCAAATGATAATTCTTCCATTAGCGGAACTGAAACTTATACTTTAGGCTTGCATAAAACAAAAGAAAATTTAGCCGTTGCGATGAAAGAAAATGCTGTAATGCTCTACGAAGATGATTACAGCACAAAATACGAAGGATTCGATCCTCAAAATCCTGCCTCCTATATCATATTTAATTTATTACAAGGTATGAATAGGGAAAACAGTATTAATTTGGCAGAATTAACCGAATTTCAATTTAAGACAAGAGTAGGCCGTCACTCGAGAGGTGTTCGTGAAGCCGGATTCTGGGTTCTGAAGCAAGTCAGTATGCCATCAATATTAGTAGAAGTTGGTTTTGTCTCGAATCCTGCCGAAGCTAACTACCTGAAGCATGCTGAAAATCAAGATTATCTAGCCAGTGCAATTTTCAGAGCTTTTCGCGATTACAAAGATAAAGTTGAAGAATCCAGCGTAGTCTTGGAAAAGAAAGTAGAATTAGTGAGTATTGACACAACTGCAGCAACGCCTGTAATTAACGAAACGCAAACAAGTTCATCACTGGAGTATTGTATTCAGGTAAAATCTTCTTCAAAACAAATACCTTTAAATTCTAAAGCCTTTAATCATCTCGAAAATATTAAAGAGCGTATGAGCGATGGAGTTTATAAATATACTGTTGGGTCTACTGACAAGTACAACGAGATAGTTGTACTTCAAAAAGAAATTAGAAAAGTAATTAATGATTGTTTTGTGGTTGTATTTTACAATGGAAAACGAATTTCCCTGTCAAAAGCAAAAAAACTTCAAAAAACATAA
- a CDS encoding MlaD family protein — protein sequence MKFSKDAKIGLVVIGAIVILIWGVNFLKGFNVFSSEQVFYARYERVDGLKKSSSVTLKGYKVGQIKSIKFSGASADHLLVEFAISDQFKLPANSVARIESADIMGTKEIKIIPGKGKTLLQTGDTIKGSIEGDLKEQVSMQMLPLKKKAEKLMSGVDSVLTVIQYIFNESTRDNLTRSFGSIEQTFKKLENASGTLDTIITGQKSHFENIFANVDSITGNLKDNNKNVSTILSNFSNISDSLSATNIAQTINNAKATLKQTNAILEKINAGEGSMGLLINNDTLYTNLEAASNSLTNLLIDVKNNPKKYMHFSLFDTGKTVYMDSEKSQKKRDKENQVYYKVQIMSSASQIPLDDTAFKGHRKIEEIYFNGRYKYTIGETQNYKDIIRQLKKIRDDFPDAFIIKISPEN from the coding sequence ATGAAATTTTCAAAAGACGCAAAAATAGGACTTGTTGTTATTGGAGCCATTGTAATTTTAATTTGGGGCGTTAACTTTCTTAAAGGGTTTAATGTATTCTCCAGCGAACAAGTTTTTTATGCAAGATACGAAAGGGTTGATGGATTAAAAAAATCAAGCTCTGTTACATTAAAGGGCTATAAAGTTGGCCAAATTAAATCCATTAAATTTAGCGGTGCCTCGGCAGACCATCTTCTGGTTGAATTTGCAATCTCTGATCAATTTAAACTTCCTGCCAATTCTGTTGCCCGAATTGAGAGTGCAGACATCATGGGTACAAAGGAGATTAAAATTATTCCCGGAAAAGGAAAAACCCTGCTTCAAACAGGTGATACAATTAAGGGAAGTATTGAAGGTGATTTAAAAGAACAGGTAAGCATGCAGATGTTACCTCTTAAGAAAAAGGCTGAAAAATTAATGTCTGGTGTTGATTCAGTACTTACAGTAATACAGTATATATTTAATGAGAGCACACGTGATAATTTAACCAGAAGCTTTGGTAGTATTGAACAAACTTTTAAAAAACTTGAAAATGCGTCCGGTACTCTCGATACGATCATTACCGGACAAAAAAGTCATTTCGAAAATATTTTTGCAAATGTGGATTCAATAACAGGAAATTTAAAAGACAACAATAAAAACGTATCTACTATTCTATCTAATTTTTCAAATATTAGTGATTCCTTATCTGCTACCAATATTGCACAAACCATAAATAATGCAAAAGCAACCCTCAAACAAACAAATGCAATTCTTGAAAAAATAAATGCAGGAGAAGGTTCCATGGGCTTATTAATTAATAACGATACCTTATACACAAATCTGGAAGCCGCATCAAACAGCCTGACCAATTTACTAATCGATGTAAAGAACAATCCTAAAAAATACATGCACTTTTCATTATTTGACACAGGAAAAACTGTTTATATGGATTCTGAAAAATCTCAAAAGAAAAGAGATAAAGAAAATCAAGTTTACTATAAGGTTCAAATTATGTCTTCTGCCTCCCAAATACCTTTGGATGACACGGCATTTAAAGGACACAGAAAAATTGAAGAAATCTATTTCAACGGAAGATATAAATACACAATTGGAGAAACTCAAAACTATAAGGATATTATCAGACAACTTAAAAAAATTCGTGATGATTTCCCTGATGCCTTTATAATTAAGATAAGCCCTGAGAATTGA
- the dnaA gene encoding chromosomal replication initiator protein DnaA, with translation MNNHHLQVWNNCLAVIKDNVPPISYKTWFEPIVPLNLENQILTLQVPSHFFYEYLEEQYIDILRKTLRKEIGNSAKLEYNVVMENNHIANSKPFSVVVPGNNGTSTKNRPVSMPSDKEELTIRNPFVIPGIKKLHIDSQLNPDYSFANFIEGDCNRLARSAGVAVSENPGGTAFNPLVLYGDSGLGKTHLAQAIGIKTKELYQDKTVLYVSANKFQTQFTEAIRNNNKNDFLHFYQMIDVLIIDDIQELAGKEKTQNTFFHIFNHLHQSGKQLILTSDKAPIELKGMENRLLSRFKWGLSADLQNPDYETRVRILHQKAYKDGIVLDNEVIEYIASHVTNNVRELEGALISLLAQSTLNKKELNLELAVTIIDRLVKNTKRELSIDYIQKVVCDHFSLPIDVLQVKTRKREIVQARQIAMYFSKTLTKASLASIGSQIGKKDHATVLHACKTVNNLIDTDRGFKTQIDEIDKKLKM, from the coding sequence ATGAATAATCATCACCTCCAGGTTTGGAATAATTGCTTGGCTGTAATAAAGGACAACGTGCCCCCGATAAGTTACAAAACATGGTTCGAACCAATCGTACCATTAAACTTGGAGAACCAGATCCTGACATTGCAAGTACCAAGCCATTTTTTCTACGAATATTTGGAGGAGCAATACATTGATATTCTAAGAAAAACACTGCGAAAAGAAATTGGCAACAGTGCTAAATTGGAATACAATGTTGTGATGGAGAATAATCACATTGCAAATTCTAAACCTTTTTCAGTTGTAGTTCCTGGAAATAATGGCACAAGCACAAAAAATCGTCCGGTTAGTATGCCTTCTGATAAAGAAGAACTAACTATTCGAAATCCTTTTGTTATTCCTGGAATTAAGAAATTGCACATTGATTCGCAATTAAATCCTGATTATTCATTTGCAAACTTTATTGAAGGTGATTGCAATAGACTTGCAAGATCAGCGGGTGTGGCTGTTTCTGAAAATCCTGGAGGTACAGCTTTTAATCCATTGGTATTGTATGGTGATTCCGGTCTGGGAAAAACTCACCTGGCTCAGGCAATTGGAATTAAAACAAAAGAATTGTATCAGGATAAAACAGTATTGTATGTAAGTGCAAACAAATTCCAAACACAATTTACTGAAGCAATCAGAAATAATAATAAGAATGACTTTCTTCATTTTTATCAAATGATTGATGTTTTAATTATTGATGATATTCAGGAATTAGCAGGAAAGGAAAAAACACAAAATACATTTTTCCATATATTTAACCATCTTCATCAATCAGGCAAGCAGTTAATTCTTACTTCTGATAAGGCTCCAATTGAGTTGAAGGGAATGGAGAATCGTTTGCTTTCAAGATTTAAATGGGGACTTTCGGCGGATCTGCAGAATCCGGATTACGAAACCAGAGTCCGGATTTTACATCAGAAAGCATATAAAGATGGTATTGTACTTGATAACGAAGTTATTGAATACATCGCAAGTCATGTAACTAATAATGTTAGAGAATTGGAAGGAGCATTAATTTCTTTATTAGCTCAGTCTACCTTAAATAAAAAAGAACTTAATCTTGAACTGGCTGTAACCATTATCGACAGGTTGGTGAAAAATACAAAGCGAGAGCTTTCTATTGATTACATTCAAAAAGTAGTTTGCGATCATTTTTCATTACCAATTGATGTGTTGCAGGTAAAAACTAGAAAAAGAGAAATTGTACAGGCCAGACAAATAGCAATGTACTTCTCGAAAACACTAACAAAAGCTTCTTTAGCTTCCATTGGTTCGCAAATTGGAAAAAAGGATCATGCTACAGTGTTACATGCCTGCAAAACGGTAAACAATTTGATTGATACTGACAGAGGTTTCAAAACTCAAATTGACGAAATCGACAAGAAACTAAAAATGTAA
- a CDS encoding EamA family transporter translates to MLNLLFAVITSTGIFITFKYLEKFKIDILLAIIINYITASLCGYFLTNTTFNFRNLIQQDWFNISILIGVLFIIVFFIIGRSTQKAGISVTTLASKMSFVLPLLFSIMYYQEAITAKKIFGMMIAISAVLLSIYKEQGSKINRRYIWLPILLFFGAGTVDSLVKYAQQEYLNSGGTEEFSTLLFAIASMAGLITLLIRKDKFRDLFRPKVLVGGSILGLANFGSLYFLIASLNNSGFDSSVVFSIVNIGIVACSVFIGLSIFREKLNKVNILGILLAFIAIFILTN, encoded by the coding sequence ATGCTCAATCTACTTTTCGCTGTTATAACTTCTACTGGAATATTTATCACTTTTAAATATCTGGAGAAATTCAAAATTGATATTCTTCTCGCTATTATTATAAATTATATAACGGCTTCTTTATGTGGTTATTTCCTAACAAACACGACATTCAATTTTAGGAATCTTATTCAACAAGACTGGTTCAATATATCCATATTAATTGGAGTTCTTTTTATCATCGTATTCTTTATCATTGGCCGATCGACACAAAAAGCAGGCATATCGGTAACTACTCTGGCTAGTAAAATGTCCTTTGTTCTTCCCTTGCTTTTTTCCATCATGTACTATCAGGAAGCCATAACTGCCAAAAAAATTTTCGGGATGATGATTGCAATTAGTGCGGTATTACTGAGTATTTATAAAGAACAGGGCAGCAAGATAAATCGCAGGTATATTTGGTTGCCAATACTCCTTTTTTTTGGAGCAGGAACCGTTGATTCATTAGTTAAATATGCGCAACAGGAGTACTTAAATTCCGGAGGAACAGAAGAATTTTCGACTCTGCTTTTTGCGATTGCAAGCATGGCAGGATTAATCACTTTACTTATTCGTAAAGATAAATTTCGTGACCTGTTCCGTCCAAAAGTTTTGGTTGGAGGAAGTATTTTAGGACTTGCTAATTTTGGCTCACTTTATTTCCTAATTGCCTCATTAAATAATTCAGGATTTGACAGCTCAGTGGTTTTCAGCATTGTAAACATTGGTATTGTAGCTTGTTCCGTATTTATAGGTTTGAGCATTTTCAGAGAAAAACTGAACAAAGTAAATATATTGGGAATACTGCTGGCATTTATTGCTATTTTTATCCTAACAAATTAA
- a CDS encoding YigZ family protein, with protein MSNDTYKTINLASEGLYKEKGSKFIAYAYPVTSEEEIKEHIANLKKEYYDARHHCYAYMLGADKSEYRANDDGEPSSTAGKPILGQILSNDITNILIVVIRYFGGTKLGVSGLIHAYKTAAADAISNAEIIEKTVNDIYDVNFDYLVMNDVMKIIKDDQPEQLGQDFNLTCQITLSIRQSEVGKIIEKFSKIDSVKTEYVKTI; from the coding sequence ATGAGCAACGATACTTACAAAACAATCAATCTGGCATCGGAAGGCCTGTACAAGGAAAAAGGAAGTAAATTCATTGCATATGCCTACCCCGTAACCAGCGAAGAGGAAATAAAAGAGCATATCGCCAACCTAAAAAAAGAATACTACGATGCCCGCCATCATTGCTATGCATATATGCTTGGCGCTGATAAATCTGAATACAGGGCAAATGATGATGGCGAACCTTCATCTACAGCTGGGAAACCCATTTTAGGTCAAATACTATCGAATGATATCACCAATATACTAATCGTAGTTATTCGCTACTTTGGTGGGACTAAACTAGGTGTAAGTGGTTTAATACATGCATACAAAACAGCTGCTGCTGATGCCATTTCCAATGCCGAAATAATTGAAAAGACTGTAAATGATATTTACGATGTTAATTTCGATTATCTGGTTATGAATGATGTAATGAAAATTATCAAAGATGACCAACCGGAACAATTGGGGCAGGATTTTAACCTAACTTGCCAAATCACCTTAAGTATCCGTCAAAGTGAGGTCGGTAAAATCATCGAAAAATTTTCGAAGATCGATAGTGTGAAAACAGAATACGTCAAAACCATTTAG
- the pyrB gene encoding aspartate carbamoyltransferase: MDNKSLVSIDDYTKEEILEVLARAAEFEKNPNCNLLEGKVVASLFFEPSTRTRLSFETAISRMGGRIVGFTDSSSSSVTKGETLKDTTKMVSNYCDLIVMRHPIEGSARYASEVSDVPVINAGDGANQHPSQTMLDLYSIMKTQGTLENLNIFMVGDLKYGRTVHSLLMALSHFNPTFHFIAPPELEIPRAYKIFMKKNNIKYFEHTEFNDIINDADILYMTRVQKERFADPLEYEKVKNVYILKNDMLDNTKDNMRILHPLPRVNEIAVDVDTNPKAYYFEQALNGVYARQAIIAKALNL; the protein is encoded by the coding sequence ATGGATAACAAAAGTTTAGTATCGATCGACGACTACACAAAAGAGGAAATCCTGGAAGTATTAGCTAGAGCTGCTGAGTTCGAAAAAAATCCTAACTGCAACTTATTAGAAGGCAAAGTTGTTGCTTCATTGTTTTTTGAGCCGTCAACCCGTACACGATTAAGCTTCGAAACTGCAATTAGTCGCATGGGTGGAAGAATTGTTGGATTCACCGATTCTTCGTCATCAAGCGTTACTAAAGGGGAAACTTTAAAGGATACCACTAAAATGGTGAGTAACTATTGCGACCTTATTGTTATGCGTCATCCAATTGAAGGTTCTGCCCGATATGCATCTGAAGTATCTGATGTTCCTGTTATTAATGCCGGAGATGGTGCCAACCAGCATCCAAGTCAAACCATGCTCGATCTTTATTCCATCATGAAAACTCAGGGAACACTCGAAAACCTGAATATTTTTATGGTAGGCGACCTTAAATACGGTCGTACTGTTCATTCTTTATTGATGGCACTTTCTCACTTCAATCCTACCTTCCATTTTATTGCTCCACCCGAATTGGAAATTCCTCGTGCGTACAAAATTTTCATGAAAAAAAACAATATCAAATATTTCGAACACACCGAATTTAATGATATTATTAACGATGCTGATATTTTGTATATGACTCGTGTTCAAAAAGAACGGTTTGCTGACCCTTTGGAATATGAAAAAGTAAAAAATGTGTACATCTTAAAAAACGATATGCTTGACAACACGAAGGATAACATGAGAATTCTTCACCCGCTTCCAAGAGTAAATGAAATAGCTGTGGATGTTGATACCAATCCAAAAGCCTATTATTTTGAACAAGCTTTAAATGGTGTTTATGCCAGACAAGCTATCATAGCAAAAGCTCTTAATCTATAA